In Acanthopagrus latus isolate v.2019 chromosome 23, fAcaLat1.1, whole genome shotgun sequence, the genomic window ACCAGCTCTGTGAATCAGACCTTATTTCCTGCGATTTCCAAATGAAGTGTAACAGAGACGTGATCTAAAGGTTCAAATATGTGGTGTGGATAATCGCATCGTGATTGGTTCAGCTTTTAcagggaaaataaaactgtctgattgtgaatttaaaaaaaaaacaaacaaaaaaaacaagaataagactgccaaaacaaatgaaataatggaTTTGTTGAGTTAAGGAAACTTTCAAGGAAAATGTTTGCCTCTTaaagttcagttcagtcagtttcTGACTGAAACTAAAGTGTTACTCTGTCTCTTTATAttctttatgtgtttgtattgtaCAACAAAAACTGCAGCCTGATGCCATGACTTGTCTGTTGAGCAGCCGTCAAACTCATTCACTCAGAGACGAGTTTGAGAGAAATAGTGAAGTAAACGGTATTAGACcaagctaggctagctgttgACAGTCTTCATGGGAAGTCAAGCTAACTACTGGtcgttttagctaacttcctgtatgtttttgcagttagcaatccccctccctcttctctacATCCCCATATTAACATGCAAATACTGCCTGTTCACACTCCCAAGCAGACAGGTCCGCCCCTtcatggagttctctgtcctgattggataaagtggacagggataccagaacatttAGATACATGGGTTACTGAACAAACACTATATCACagttggaatatagagctatttaacactaaCTGTAACAAGAAAAATACTACTAACTGCAGTTTTAAGGCAGAAAAAGCAGAAGCTGAATATTAACAACATTGTTGAAATATACAGTTGCAGGGCACTGATTAGCTCAGTTGGTTGAGCAGGCGTCcaatgtacagaggctttgtcctcggGGCAGCAGCCCaggggccctttgctgcgtgtcactctccctctctctcatcctgtttcctgtcatctctcaagctgttctgtcaataaagccatacaaaggccaacaaaatacttaaaaataaatggaaagtTGCAATAAGGAACATACAATTTATCTGGTGGTTTTGGCAGAAGcacactttgatttttttttccagtgactGGGCTGCAAGGCTGAAATACAACTGGTTATCTGGTTTGTGATCAAACCTGGATAAAGGCAACACTGCTCCACTTAAGATTTACACATTGAATAAAGAAAATCCAAGGACACCAGCTCTCGAGACCCCTTGCAGATACATTGTTTGCAGGTTATGAATAATGTGTAAAGAAGTGGGTTGAACATTAAACGTACTgcattgcagctttaattgaaTCCCTGCCATTTCCATTTGCGGCATTATCACTCTTTCACActcagtcaaataaaacacatgtgagctgctgcagatgccAAAGGCTAAAACTCAATAATCTTTTATTCCACAACcgcctttttattttttctgaggGTACAAATGGTGGTTGgcaaaaacagaggaaagataACCCGACTTATCCATCATCTatagatctctctctctccctccctctctctctctgccagtcCTCTATGATAACCctattaaaatattttcctctggCAAATCCCTGAGAAATAAATCCTCTTTTTTCCAGAAAGGGGTGGGGGGTGCAGGCAGGAAAGGTTTGTCTGTCACATGGAGAAACACAGTTGCCTTGGCAACCGCTGATGGTTTTTACACTGCAGCCTGGCATCTGAGCGACTGGTTAGAATAAGTTTGCTGGGGACATTTTGCGCTGAGCGAAGGTTTCAGCAGTTTGAAAATGATGCTTTAGAGGAAGTGCACGGTCAAAGGGAAGTGCCAAATGGGTTCTTCTGGTTAAGATCAGTTCTGTCTCTTTGGACACAGATATGAgattttaattgattgatgCTGATCggagaaaaaacagagcaagTTGGCATTTCCTCTCCAGAAGCAGACTTTCTGttgacacagtgacacagtttgcaaaaagccttaaaaaataaatagcagACTTATCCACACAGCAATACAAAAAGACATAGCTCTTGTGATATTACAGCATCATTAGCTGTCTGATTCTCCCCCGCATCAGCCAGCATCCTCTTCACAGAGGCTGACAGCTCAGgatgtgtgttttcaacatACAGAGGAAGTGTATCCAGTACTGTGATAGGCTGCTTCCCCCCTGTGGACACACCTGGTACTACAGGAGGAGGTAGTCCTGAAGGATCTGAGTTGATTAATCTCAAATTCCGTCAGGCATGTCCATCTGCACCTGTGCAATGCTCTTACAGATGACTTTATATGTTCATAGCAGTCTGTATATGTGTCCAGGAAGGTGACATGAGAAGGTCAATGAAGGCAGTTACagacatacactatattaccaaaagtattcgctcacccattcaaatgatcagaatcaggtgttctaatcacttggcctggccccaggtgtataaattcaagcactcaggcatgcagactgtgaaacaagacatttgtgaaagaatgggccgctctcaggagctcagtgaattccagcgtggaactgtcataggatgccacttgtgcaacaaatccagtcgtgaaatttcctcgctcctaaatattccacagtcaactgtcagctctattataacaaaatggaagcgtttgggaacaacagcaactcagccacgaagtggtaggccacgtaaagtgacggagaggggtcagcggatgctgaagcgcatagtgcaaagaggtcgccgactttctgcacagtcaattgctagagagctacaaacttcatgtgaccttcagattagcccaagtacagtacgcagagagcttcatggaatgggtttccatggccgagcagctgcagccaagccacacatcaccaagtgcaatgcaaggcgtcggatgcaatggtgtaaagcacgccgtcactggcctctagagcagtggagacgcgttctctggagtgatgaatcacgcttttccatctggcaatctgatggacgagtctgggtttggaggttgccaggagaacggtacatttcagattgcattgtgccaactgtgaaatttggtggaggaggaattatggtatggggttgtttttcaggagctgggcttggccccttagttccagtgaaaggaacattgaatgcttcaggataccaaaacattgtggacaattccatgctcccaaccttgtgggaacagtttggagcgggccccttcctcttccaacatgactgtgcaccagtgcacaaagcaaggtccataaagacgtggatgacagagtctggtgtggatgaacttgactggcctgcacagagtcctgacctgaacccgatagaacacctttgggatgaattagagcggagactgagagccaggccttctcgaccaacatcagtgtgtgacctcaccaatgcgcttttggaagaatggtcaaaaattcctataaacactctcctcaaccttgtggacagtcttcccagaagagttgaagctgtaatagctgcaaaaggtggaccgacatcatattgaattctatgagttaggaatgggatggcacttcagttcatagaatgagtaaaggcaggtgagcgaatacttttggtaatatagtgtataagACACCGTTTTCCAAGAGGGCCTTAAATCGAAGCTTGGAAGTTGGACCCTTTGGAGAGAAACTAAATATGTGTGCTCCAGTGTAACATGGATGATGATCTTAAATGTGTAATGACTTGTTTCTGTCATCTGTTTTAGATGTAATGAGTCTCGGGGGCCTGTTATTCTTCTtacacaggacaggaaggctctgcagcgggtGATTAACACCACCCAGAACATTATTGGTACCCATTTCCAGAGCATCAGTGTTGAGGTCATAGGATGGCCAAACCCCAGCAACGTCTGTTCAACCTGCTGCCGTCTGACATGAGATACGGAGGTATCCACTGCCGTACCACCACACTACGgagcagcttcttcctgaaCTTATCCTCCACACTccagctgaaataaaaagtgtttttttgtttgtttgttttttgtcaatcAAGAGACTGCACAAGATATCAGCAGAGTATATTTATGTGCCTGATATgaagataaattaaaaacaaaaaaagaaatgtctggAGTAAAAATATGGTGAGTTAGTAAAAGGGATTAGAAAGGAATATACAATCAGAGAGAGTTGCATTTATTTTGGAAACTTGcttcttgtttctctgtctgGTGTCACAGTTGACACCAGACAGTTGCTGAGCCACACAGTTGGCCCTAGTATAAATTATAATTGAAGGGAGGAGCTTTAGCCACATTTACCAGCTTCTATGTTGATCAACTGAGAAAAACGTGTtaaaatatattctttaaaCGTTATGCCTCGTCTTTGAAACACCCATATATATGTGCCAAAATGTATGAAACTAAAGAGTTAAATTATCAAGGCAGTTAAGTAACCCTAGAAGATGAGGCCGGGTGttatggccttaaaataatctTGGAATATTTTTAGGGTATAGAGCAATACAATATATAtcttaatattttgaaatcGCAAAAGAATTAACCAATGCGAAGAccagtttgaacattttcaaacaaatacCTCGATATTGATATTATTGCAATTTTTTAGGGATGactggtactttcacaaaatatgaacaaaattagatttttgatCATCATAATCAATGTTGATATGATGACTAATTTAGAtggtaaaggcaagtattagaacagGTACAGAAAGTTATATCACTTTGCTGCGATGTGGtcttaaaaccaggaaaagataCAGCGATATgcaaaatctaagatgatatTTAGTCTCACATCTATATAATATCAACATATTGCCCAGTTCTATTGGAAAATGATGGTTATAAGGATGACagaaaaggctttaaaatggtgacttcattcatttattatttcccACATTCAATCTTCCTTCCCCTCCCCGCCCCAACTTCTGTGACTTCATAACCCCTCACATACATTTCTCACAGAAATTAAAATTTGTGACCAAtgcagctaaaaaaaaccccccaacaTTTCTCGTGTAACATTTTTCACCaatgatgccttttttttcttcctaagTGCCACAGATATGTAGAAAACGCGACGACGGGTGTGACGACGTGTGCGACGACGTGTGCGTACGAACACAAAGGAGACATGCAGTGGTTCCCTCTGACGCTGCACTCCAATAACACTTTGTACATTTCCAGTAGGACAGGTGCGGCGGCTGCGTCGTCGCCCTACAACGAACCTCAGTGTACCGTTTATACAGCTAGCCCTGACCTCGTGTCATGCGGTGTAGgtattttgcttctttttgtttttgggttttttttttggtaaatcaAAAGTGAGATGTTTACACTGAACCTCCCCgtaaacacacatcagacagTAGAGAGTAGCTACAGTAACAATCATCCGCTCTCACGCCAAAGTCCTTCAGGGCAGCGTCGAGATCAACCCTGCGTCCGGCACAATCCTCACCAGTGGATCCTGAAGCTCAACTTAAAAAGGGTGAGCATCAGGCAtgttcccccccacccctctcctctcaccctcGCACATCACTTGCCCACCCTGGTTCAATTCTGTCGTCCTTTCCCCTGCGAAGGCACTGGGCTCATGTGACGAGGGCTGACCACGACGACAGGCCGTGTCACTTTGTGGCATCGTCACACCAGTTTGCAGaatcacttcttcttcctccacattTCCGGACAgattgtttgggttttttttttttttaggagggCTGAAACACGGCAGTGCTCGAAATCCAAAGTCCAAACGCAGGCATTGAAGACTCAGTGGATTTCAATGTGAACCTGAAAAGACATGAGGAGGCTGTCAGGACGGGAACAATGAATGGATAAGACAGATATCCGCAATGACAGGCATATAAATAACAGGTCATTACTGCATGGTCAAATCATCAGCGATTCGGTCAATGTATTAGCTGCTGGGTTCATTGTGTGATGCTATTGAACTGTAAATGCATTTAAAGTTGAAACAATTAGTCAGTTAATTACTTAGTTGAACATGAAATTAATTGGCCACAAATGGACATCAACTGACAATATGTACCTCTGAGAAGGcaacagacattttaatcactGTTCCTTAAAGTCACCTGAAACTACATTGTGTACAATTTCACTTCCACTGTGTTCAGGTTTTTAAATCTCCAGCTGTTAGTTCAACTACTTCCAGTGTTACCAGAGGTTAACAGCAGTTTGTGTATAAAGTTGTTAATTGTctgtttaactgtttaaatACCAGTTAGTCATAAAAAcgaccaactgaatacccctcggTAGGATTAGGGGGTTGAACTGGTGTCTTTATGTGAAAAAACGCAAAAGCCAGTTTTTGGTTTGTCTGTGGGCTCCTGAAGAAACATGCCTTTTCCCCCCTATTTTCTGACAATATCATAGTACACGTGTGCCCCCTAAATCATACACACTAAGGTCCAGTGTGCGGGATTTAGGGGcacacataataataataacataaacagcaccacaaactgcagccagCTAACTGATCATTCAGTTCGATCATCAGCTCTGTGTTGGGCATCATTACTTTTTAGCTTCGTGTATataataaactggcaactgctTCAAAATGGTCTTAAATCTCATTTATCTCAGGAGGACACGTTTTTAATAATAAACCTGACTTCAGACAGCATCATGTTTATATGTAGCTCAACACAAAGGGCCTGTTCCCATCAGCTGATCTCTTATTTACATTAGCCAGCCGTTAACTGGCAGTTTAACGGCCGGCTGCCTTGTTGTATTAATTAATTAGCGCATAATTACCTGTAATCTGACGTTAAACATCATCGAAGCCACGAGGTAGATATAGGGGAATCTGATTCGCAGGCGCCATGCGAGatcaaaaaatatcaacaaagtcCTCGTCAAGCCTTTGGAGAACACTCCGTAAGTCCGACCAGCGGAGCCCGAAAAACGGAGCACTAAATAAGACAGACCCGCCATACAGGCGAAGTGTGCCCGGCTGTGACTACGGTGA contains:
- the LOC119013252 gene encoding small integral membrane protein 10-like protein 2A, which produces MAGLSYLVLRFSGSAGRTYGVFSKGLTRTLLIFFDLAWRLRIRFPYIYLVASMMFNVRLQVHIEIH